The stretch of DNA GGTGGTGGCCGGGGAGCTTCTCCTTGATCTTCTCCATTATACCCTTCTTCTCGTGCCCCGGCACCGTCGTCGTCTCGTGTGACGCATCTTTATGCTTCCCTCCGCTAAAGGTCTCCTTTATCTTCTCTTTCACccctttcttcttccttctcccCCCTTGCCCATCATCCTCCGACTACAATCAAATTTAACCAATgcaaataagtaaaattatgctccctccgtcccttaaaaatgATCAATTCTCTGTTAAAATTAGATcaattctaaataaaaatagaccatttttaccatttcagACCATCCCTTAAAATTAGATCAATTCTAAATAAGGAATTTTTCCGCCCCCACTAATGATACtccaatcacttttttctttccgtgtctttcttattttactaattaagctttaaaactcatgccgtttctaaattaacttatttttagaGAATGAGagagtagtatatttaatttagtgaACAAACCGAGCTAGAGGTGGAGCTGCCGGAGCGATGTAATTGGTCCTGCAGAGAGTGATGCTGAGGCTCCGGTGGTGGGGCGTGAAGCGGCTCAGCCACAGGAGGAACCGGA from Salvia hispanica cultivar TCC Black 2014 unplaced genomic scaffold, UniMelb_Shisp_WGS_1.0 HiC_scaffold_288, whole genome shotgun sequence encodes:
- the LOC125198824 gene encoding probable dehydrin LEA, encoding MHITGVATTHGAASALHVPPVPPVAEPLHAPPPEPQHHSLQDQLHRSGSSTSSSSEDDGQGGRRKKKGVKEKIKETFSGGKHKDASHETTTVPGHEKKGIMEKIKEKLPGHHHNP